The segment ACCAAAAgtttgttgcaaaatcatAAGAATAGAAATACAAGATGAAGACACCAGAAGGACGTCTGGTTATGATTTGATCCAGTATATCGCAATAACTGATAAATATTACACCATATGTCAGTCATCGTAAGCTTTTCCATTAATACATTCTTTCTCCTCACTCAATTTacaaatatatataacTCGGGTTGAAACCTTTAACCGCGGTGCTCTTCacacaaaattttgtgtGTTTATTAGAGTTAATtaatattttttgttctCAATTAGTTATTGCACGTGCAGTCGAGTAATCAGAAATGCTACTGCACATAACTTACCCATCTTTTGCTTATTTTACATTGTTCTCCATAATTTTCTATTATTCGTGTAATATAttatatcaatcaaatagAAACGGTTTGAAATATGATTgcaaatttttcttttctacAAAATACAACTAAAGACTTTGCTTCTTTATACCTTTCATTCTTCTTAGCTTCAGTTAGGGATTCTTTATTTGCACATTTGCATTTGAGACATTCACGTTAGAGAAGCATTTATTATTTAAAAAGTGCTTTACATGATGAGTTTGAGCAAGGAAGAGTCTATTGCTAGAACAGTGGACCTTGTTGATGGTGTGAGCTTTGTTACCCAACCAGCCAAGTCCGTTGAGTCACCATATGCAAAGTTAGTATACAATGCAAACATATTAATTAACTCAAATGATCCATATGCAATAGTGGAAAACTTTTTGTTGGATAGAGATAATCAAAGGAATGACAAAAGAGAAGATGGCATAGAAGAACCAGACCTTGATACTGTTACAGTGATCACAGACTCTGAAACTTTGTTGAGGAACTTGCCCTTTTTGTCTGCGTCGTCattcaagaacaacaaagtTGTTAACCATGTCgaaataaacaacaaagatttCACCGTTGTTACTAGTTTAAAAGATTtaaattttccaatattGATATCGCAAACCCCACGTGAGACTTACCAGTTTGCGAATTTGGCATACAATTTGTCCGAGAACTTGAATACTTCGGTTTTCCACTTTTACGTCTCCGAATCCTCATACAAATCCAATGAAACTATCAAAACTTCTGAAGGtgtatttttgaaaagtttgcAACAGTTGTCATTCGACAAGGTATTAGCCGAGTTTGATATTCATCCTTTTGAAGTGGTAAACAAAATccagaaacaaaaagacGCCATTCTTTACCTTGGCCAATTAGATGACGCCTTGTTGGAAGCTGCAAGTAAAGCAGGAGTTTTAGTGATTAACATCAAGGTCTACCAACCATTCTCCGTTTCTCGCTTGCTTAAACTCGTGCCTgcccaaattgaaactcTTACCCTTGTTCAGCAAGCTCATTCTAGTTTTTCACAATTTTCACCGTTGCTTCTTGACTTCTTTGCTGCTTATTCTGAGCATcaaacattgaaaaattttacGAAAATCGTGTCGGCTGCATTCGGTCCTGTCGTTGATTACACAAATGCTTTCACCAAAGTTGTATCAAACGTCCACTCAAATAAACCTTATCAGAACTTGTTTTACGGtgaattggaaagaagCAATGGTTCCAACAAGAGACATCAAGAATACGAAAAGGCTGTATCCGAAGCTCATAATTTGGAACAGGCGTATTTAaagattttgcaacaagtCAACGACACCAActtgaagattttgaatgaatacCAAGCTGATAACATTGGATTGGAAACTAACCCAGAATATGGTTTTGGGTCATTCTTGTACAATgaagaacaacaagaaaatttgGTTAGGTTGGTACAAGTTGCCTTGAAAGAGAACAAATTCAGAACCAAGGataacaacaaattgattgatttgttatCACAATGGTTAGTGCAAATACAAGAAAATGGCGAAGTTGAAAACAGGATACCATTGGAGGCTATTAACTTGTTAAAGACGGATGACTCTTCAACCTCTTCCAGAGAACTTCTTGCCCTATCATCTTACTTCACTACGAACAGTAATTGGCTTATCGGTTCAGATGCTTGGTCTTACGATTTGGGATCCTCGGGTGTTCATAGTGTCATTACTTCAGGTAAAAACATCAATATGTTGATCATCGACTCGGAGCCATACAAGGAAAAATCTTCAGACAAAACTGTCAATGGGTTTAGAAAGAAAGATGTGGGTTTGTATGCAATGAACCATGGAGATTGCTACGTTGCATCGGTAGCTGTTTACTCTTCCTACACCCAAGTATTACAAGCATTCATTGAAgctgaaaaattcaatggGCCATCAATAATTTTAGCATATTTGCCATACCATAAAGAGTCAGATGATACGTTGGCTGTATTACAAGAAACCAAGAAAGCTGTCGATACTGGTTATTGGCCATTGTACAGGTTCGACCCAAACGCAGCTAAAGAGACtgatgttttcaaattggactcttcaaatttgagAAAACAATTGCAGGACTTTTTAgataaagaaaacaaattaACTTTACTTGCTGCTAAGGACCCGTTGTTGTCTAGAAATTTGACAGCGAATGCCAACACTGAGGCCAAACTCAAACAAGCAAAAATTGCAGATGAATCTTATGCTATGTTATTGCAAGGATTATCTGGTCCGCCCTTGACAATTGCCTTTGCATCTGATGGTGGAAACGCAGAAGGCTTGGCAAAGAAAATTAATAGACAAGCCTTAGGAAGGGGATTGAAAGCAAGCGTGTTGGCCATGGatgaaatttcaatggaGGATTTGCCAAACGAAACAAACATTGTTTTTGTCACCTCCACTTCCGGTCAAGGTGAGTTCCCAGGAAACGGTAAACAATTCTGGGACGGCCTTAAGAACTCAAACGATTTGGATCTTTCAGGCGTTAGATTCTCTGTGTTTGGTTTAGGTGATTCAGAGTATTGGCCAAGAAAGGAGGATAAACATTATTACAACAAACCCGGTAAAGATTTACATGCCAAGCTCAAATTGTATGGTGGTGTTGAGTTGGCCGAGATTGGTTTAGGAGACGATCAAGATGCGGATGGATTTTCCACTGGTTTCAATGAATGGATTCCAAAGATTTGGGCTGCATTGGGTGTTGACAATGTAGAGGGTGTTGAAGAGCCCAAACCAATTACCAATGAAGATATGAAACTTGGTTCTGATTATCTCAGAGGTACTATTGCTGAAGGTTTGCAAGACGAATCAACTGGCTCAATTTGTGCCgttgatcaacaattgactAAATTCCATGGTATCTACATGCAAGATGATCGTGATGTAAGAGATGAGCGTAAAGCTCAAGGTCTTGAACCGGCTTACGCTTTTATGGTTCGTGTTAGATTACCAGGTGGTATTGCAAACCCTAAACAATACTTGAAGATGGACGAATTGGCTGATGAAAGAGGTAATGGTACTTTGAAACTAACAACGAGAGCCACTTTCCAACTTCATGGTGTAGTGAAGCACGACTTGAAACCAGCCATTAGAGGCATGAATGCCGCTTTGATGGACACATTAGCTGCTTGTGGTGACGTTAATAGAAATGTGATGGTATCAGCCTTGCCAGATAATGCCAAGGTTCATGGACAAGTGTCTGCAACTGGTACCTTGATTTCAAACCACTTGTTGCCAAACACAACTGCTTATCACGAGATTTGGTTGGAAGGTGAAATGCCTTCTGATAAATCGGGAGATAGAGAAGCTTGGGAAAATCGTAAAGAAGGACCTACCAAGAAGAAAACATTGGTTGCTGGTAACGTTTTGGCCGATGTTGAACCTTTGTATGGGGTAACTTACTTACCaagaaaattcaaaatcgTTATTACAGTTCCTCCATACAATGATGTGGATGTATACGCTCATGATATTGGTTtgattgcaattgttgaagacGATATTGTGACTGGTTATAATGTATTAGTTGGTGGCGGTATGGGTACCACccacaataacaaaaagacATATCCAAGAACAGGATCAATGTTTGGTTATATTCCAAGGGATCAGATTCATATTGCTTGTGAAAAGATTATGTTGGTTCAAAGAGATTTTGGTGACAGATCAAACAGAAAACATGCTAGATTGAAGTATACCATTGACGATATGGGCGTTGAAGTGTACAAATCCAAGGTTGAGGATTTGTTGGGATACAAGTTTGAAGAACCAAGGCCATTCAAGATCGAAAACAATGTTGATCATTTTGGATGGTGTAAGGATGAGTTGGGATACAACCATTTTACCGCTTTCATCGAAAACGGTAGAATCGAAGATACTCCTGAATTACCTCAAAAAACAGGTTTGCGTAAAATTGCTCAATACTTGCAAGATAACAAGAAATCAGGAGAATTTAGACTCACAGGTAATCAACATATACTCATATCCAACATCAAGGATGAGGACTTGCAAGATGTTAGAGACTTGTTGGCAAAATACAAATTGGACAATACCGAGTTCTCTGCGTTGAGATTGTCGTCAGCTGCTTGTGTTGCTTTCCCAACATGTGGTTTGGCCATGGCTGAATCAGAAAGATATTTGCCTAAATTGATCACCAAATTGGAGGAAGCTTTAGAAGATTATGGATTGAGACACGATTCTGTGGTTATGAGAATGACTGGTTGTCCAAATGGTTGTGCTAGACCATGGGTCGCAGAAGTTGCATTGGTTGGTAAAGCTTATGGTGCTTATAATTTGATGTTGGGTGGTGGACACCATGGACAAAGgttgaacaagatttaCAGATACTCAATCAAGGAGGATGAAATTTTagcaattttgaaagacTTGTTTAAGAGATGGAGCAAGGAAAGAAACGATGGAGAACCATTTGGTGATTGGTGTATTAGGGCGAGGATCATTCAAGAGACTACTGAAGGTAAGTACTTTCATGAAGGTATTCCTGAAGATGCATAGTGTatattatttatttaaaTATAAGAAAGTTATTTTATTTGGAACATGTAAAGTGATACGTTACTGGCTTACTTTGGAACCACTGATAGAAACGCATGAAGTATGAACTTCGTCTCTGGCTGAACAATGTGATGTAGCTAGTCAAATACTCTAGATTCACTCATCCAAAAATGTGGGTCAAGCTATGCCAACTTTTGTTTAAGCACgttttttttcaactcctGAATGTCTCTTATTAAACTCCTGGCTTCTAATTTCTTCCGCATTTCTACTTGAAGCACATCTTTTAACGTAACCTGACGTAACGACACACTGACCCTGTTTAATCGCCTTATAACCTTCTGATAAGTTTGTTGAGTCGCTTTGTTAAGCACCTCTTCGTTTTGCTTTGCTATTCTGGAACGTTCTAGCTTCAAGTGACTAATCAATGCCTGTTTTTGTTGTCTTGTGTATGTCATTATTACCTCATACCGAGTTGGCTCTGTTGTCAATCTGAGGTACTAATTTTCGTGTGAAGCGTCAAATTTTGTGTGGcaaaaaatcatcaaatagGAAACACAACTTCTAGTACGAATCGACCACCACTTGTTCCAACTTATCAGCTTACGTTCAAAAATGGTTCTCGAAGCTACAATGATCTGTATAGATAACTCCGAATATATGCGGAATGGAGATTATCTAACTACAAGATATGATGCACAATTGACTGCAACTGAATTTATTTTCCAGAACAAGATCAATTCCAATCCTGAAAACACCGTAGGGTTATTGGCCTATGGAGGCACAGGTCCACAGGTATTGAGTACGTTGACGACAGATTTTGGTAAGATATTATCAGGCGTACATGAGACCAAAATCTATGGAGAGAATCATTTCAGTAATGGAATTGAGGTGGCAGCATTGGCCTTAAAACATCGTCAAAATAAAGTACAACACCAAAGAATTATAATATTTGTTGGATCGCCTTTAAAAGAAGACGACAAACAGTTGGAAAAACTtgcaaagaaaatgaaaaagaacaatgtGGCAGTTGATATTATAAACTTTGGGGAAGAGAATGTAAATACCAGcaaattggagaaatttcATTCGATTGTAAACAATCACGATAGCTCACACTTGGTTACAATTCCACCAGGTCCAAGGTTGCTATATGAAGTTGTTGCTACCTCCCCAATTCTTGTAGAAGATGGAGCTTTTGGAGGTGCTAGTGGTGAACAAGACTTTTTTGGTGGAGGTGTTGCTGGAGCAGGGGACATTATTGACCCGAACATGGATCCAGATTTGGCCTTGGCATTGAGGTTGTCtttagaagaagaaaaggcCAGACAAGAGAGGGAAGCGGCTGAGAAGGCCAAGAGCGAAGGTGAGGGAAGTGGTAAACCAGAAGAGTCAAAGAAGGAAGACGGTGACACAGACAACGGCGGTGACCAGACTGTTAAGATGGAAGAATCTAAATAGAGTAATAGCTGTAAAGAGATGCATACGTTGATGTTAAATCCCTTTCTTCGGTTTCAAAGTAGGTCCCGCTTTCTTCTTGTATTATCGAAGGTTTCCTCGTTCGCTGAATTTCACTGGTCTTAAATTTTTTGGCGGTTGCAAAAACTAAAGCTTCATACTTTCCTCTACTTATTCATGGCGTTACAACCACTCATAAAGAACCATCATCAATCCGGCATGATGAGAAGAAATAATGCTGATCAAACGCAAAGC is part of the Candida orthopsilosis Co 90-125, chromosome 2 draft sequence genome and harbors:
- a CDS encoding Ecm17 enzyme of sulfur amino acid biosynthesis; the encoded protein is MMSLSKEESIARTVDLVDGVSFVTQPAKSVESPYAKLVYNANILINSNDPYAIVENFLLDRDNQRNDKREDGIEEPDLDTVTVITDSETLLRNLPFLSASSFKNNKVVNHVEINNKDFTVVTSLKDLNFPILISQTPRETYQFANLAYNLSENLNTSVFHFYVSESSYKSNETIKTSEGVFLKSLQQLSFDKVLAEFDIHPFEVVNKIQKQKDAILYLGQLDDALLEAASKAGVLVINIKVYQPFSVSRLLKLVPAQIETLTLVQQAHSSFSQFSPLLLDFFAAYSEHQTLKNFTKIVSAAFGPVVDYTNAFTKVVSNVHSNKPYQNLFYGELERSNGSNKRHQEYEKAVSEAHNLEQAYLKILQQVNDTNLKILNEYQADNIGLETNPEYGFGSFLYNEEQQENLVRLVQVALKENKFRTKDNNKLIDLLSQWLVQIQENGEVENRIPLEAINLLKTDDSSTSSRELLALSSYFTTNSNWLIGSDAWSYDLGSSGVHSVITSGKNINMLIIDSEPYKEKSSDKTVNGFRKKDVGLYAMNHGDCYVASVAVYSSYTQVLQAFIEAEKFNGPSIILAYLPYHKESDDTLAVLQETKKAVDTGYWPLYRFDPNAAKETDVFKLDSSNLRKQLQDFLDKENKLTLLAAKDPLLSRNLTANANTEAKLKQAKIADESYAMLLQGLSGPPLTIAFASDGGNAEGLAKKINRQALGRGLKASVLAMDEISMEDLPNETNIVFVTSTSGQGEFPGNGKQFWDGLKNSNDLDLSGVRFSVFGLGDSEYWPRKEDKHYYNKPGKDLHAKLKLYGGVELAEIGLGDDQDADGFSTGFNEWIPKIWAALGVDNVEGVEEPKPITNEDMKLGSDYLRGTIAEGLQDESTGSICAVDQQLTKFHGIYMQDDRDVRDERKAQGLEPAYAFMVRVRLPGGIANPKQYLKMDELADERGNGTLKLTTRATFQLHGVVKHDLKPAIRGMNAALMDTLAACGDVNRNVMVSALPDNAKVHGQVSATGTLISNHLLPNTTAYHEIWLEGEMPSDKSGDREAWENRKEGPTKKKTLVAGNVLADVEPLYGVTYLPRKFKIVITVPPYNDVDVYAHDIGLIAIVEDDIVTGYNVLVGGGMGTTHNNKKTYPRTGSMFGYIPRDQIHIACEKIMLVQRDFGDRSNRKHARLKYTIDDMGVEVYKSKVEDLLGYKFEEPRPFKIENNVDHFGWCKDELGYNHFTAFIENGRIEDTPELPQKTGLRKIAQYLQDNKKSGEFRLTGNQHILISNIKDEDLQDVRDLLAKYKLDNTEFSALRLSSAACVAFPTCGLAMAESERYLPKLITKLEEALEDYGLRHDSVVMRMTGCPNGCARPWVAEVALVGKAYGAYNLMLGGGHHGQRLNKIYRYSIKEDEILAILKDLFKRWSKERNDGEPFGDWCIRARIIQETTEGKYFHEGIPEDA
- a CDS encoding Rpn10 19S regulatory particle of the 26S proteasome translates to MVLEATMICIDNSEYMRNGDYLTTRYDAQLTATEFIFQNKINSNPENTVGLLAYGGTGPQVLSTLTTDFGKILSGVHETKIYGENHFSNGIEVAALALKHRQNKVQHQRIIIFVGSPLKEDDKQLEKLAKKMKKNNVAVDIINFGEENVNTSKLEKFHSIVNNHDSSHLVTIPPGPRLLYEVVATSPILVEDGAFGGASGEQDFFGGGVAGAGDIIDPNMDPDLALALRLSLEEEKARQEREAAEKAKSEGEGSGKPEESKKEDGDTDNGGDQTVKMEESK